The window TGCCAGAGTAGGTCAGTATCTCCCTAAGTTTCGCTAGCCAGAGAGTAGGTCTGTATCTCCCTAAGTTTCGCTAACCAGAGAGTAGGTCAGTATCTCCCTAAGTTTCGCTAACTAGAGAGTAGGTCAGTATCTCACTAAGTTTCGCTAACCAGAGAGTAGGTCAGTATCTCCCTAAGTTTCGCTAACCAGAGAGTAGGTCAGTATCTCCCTAAGTTTCGCTAACCAGAGAGTAGGTCAGTATCTCCCTAAGTTTTACTAGCCAGAGTGTAGGCCCATCATTTGTGTATTTTCTCTAGCCATGGTATAAGTCAATGACTCACTAAGGTACACTAGACAGAGTGTTGACCAATGAGTCTCTCAGCTTTAATGGCCAGAGTGCAGGCCAGCGATTCACGAACATGACAAGTGAGACTCATCTGAAAGCCTTCAGAGACagccaagagaaaaaaaacaacatctattGCCCAGCAAGATAAAACTCACACCATTTCCCGTATTCACATATTCACATAgtctttgctttttaaaaaaaaaacacaaataaagaTCTATCTACAGttcatttttaacaaaattctaAAGCTAAAATTAAATAACACACTGGCGGTCAGGGGATGAGGGAAAAGGTGGGTGCGAGCACGGTATTCAAGGGCGGAATGGGAGTCAAAATCAgaccgggcatttctataccatgCGGCCCACAAAtcatgatgggcatccaattatacctgacctcaaaatcattatgttaggtttgataatgtatcgatataaTGTAtcgcatgcatacagtgaactctatatctttataagaaatttaggccttatgttgcttttttaatCGCCAAGTGTATAGGCCCTAGAATGTGAAGGATGCTACTAGAactgtaggctattacattatttcggaaaatgtgttacattaaattagtattagtcTGTAGTGTAGGGTCTGGagaagtttagtttttttttaacaaagggtcccttttataagagaatactatataacctttaacaatttaacacATGCAATAGTGGCATCCGTGCGGCCCTCTCGGTGGCtttaccggcccatttggataCCAGCCCacagggcatttgcccgaaagcccatatagccagtccgcccctgatggcATTGTTTTAGGTACAGGGAAAACGCTAGAGAGTACACTACGTGTGTCCTTCACCtatgaagaaaaacaaaacttatgaacgcaaaaaaaataaacaattaccaaataaataatatcggTAATGGTCAAAGGTCATAAAtcctcaaaataaaataaaacataaatataagcACAAGTCCCAACCCCCAAAAAATACCCAACATAAACAAATTGTGAGCAATAGTACTGGTATACATGGAACAATAGCAATGACGGACATGTGATGTATACAATACATTGTATTTGTACATGGGGGGCTGGACATTCGGGTCTGGTCGAGCTCAGACATACATAATTTACATATTGTACATGTGTGAATGAATTATGTATGTCGATATGTAAAGAAAACTGAATTATTTATGAATTCCCCCGATGTTAAGGTTTCAACTCATACATAAAAATCATTTCAAcagatgccaaaaaaaaaaaagagggttgAGTGAATGTTGAACACGCTAAACACGCCTTAGGTTGCCTCAACATGACATGAAGGTTTACTCTTTAAAATGTTCACTTCGAATAAATAGTTggaagaataaaattaaaaaaaaaaatggatattcGCTTGATTGGTGGCAGCCAGACTTGGGAGTATCGGTGGCCCCTCTACTTCAATCTTGGCATTTCGCCCCCCAGGGAAATATATCAGCCTATGCCGGTGATGCCGGAGCTATGGCACgagggccacatccggcccgtgAAGCAATGCCTTCCGCTGACCATAATGCACAATAGGACCGCATAGAATGGGTTCTGTttgacacatatttttttttcgttagcACCGTTGCGATCCATGTCTGGATGTATACTCCCTCCTCTCGCCTTCCCTCCTCGGAGtggggaatggggggggggggaccaacGCTGGTCTCTATGACTTGATTTGGACCTTCGGATCTATCAATGGAGTGCTCTGCAAAACGGAATACACAACTTTGTGTTTTGCGGTTTGCAAGCTGGTTATCTACTAttacatctaaatctatattaaagTTTGTTGTTACTTTAAGTTGGTTAGAACATCGTGCTAATAACATAAATGTCGTGGGTTCGATGACTAcaatggtcttttttttttctgttttacaaAGAGAAATATAAATGACTAAATCGTAAACtaggaattgattttttaaatttttctcgAAGTAaataagtgaaacaaaaaaatatttaaaaacaaacaccaacaaagcttatatatgtTTCAATGAGACTACGCCTGTAACGAGATAGGACGCCATTCAGAAGCCGccatgaaacaataaaaaatttaaaattataaataacaaaacattttattttgttgttatctacacttttgtgtgtgtgtgtgtggggggggggttggggatGGGAAGTTcgaaactaaatataaaagctatacagctttcatttcaattttcttttaatatataCTGTaacattttagatctagtaatatatTACATAATATGCGTTCAGATTatgtaacaaaaaattattacaaattaAGTATGGTTTGAAGGAGAGGTGTGGTGGAGCATGTTGGAAGGACTAGGCGCCCACTTTTCCTACCGAGGGCGTCTAGTTCTTATCCAGGTGAAAAGTGGGAGTAGGCCTAAATCGAATCCTATGACGTCATAATGGGTTCATAAAAATTATttggggggaaagtaaaggcgtttggttgTAGTGCTGGCCTAATGATATCCTGATACAACATTTATTTCTACAATGTTTACATCATATATAATGTAGATTGTTGGGTCTCAAAGAGAAgccgtatttttaaaaaaagtactaTTCAGTTTCATATTCCGAGTAGTCAAGTAAACAGCATGTCCATTTCATTTTAAGATAATGCACGTTTGATTTTCTCTCCAAGATTCTGTCTCCTGTTCTGTTCTTTCTGCATTCAAGAGCACAACAGTTCTAAGACAGCGTGTCTAGAAGCGGGAGAATGCCCACTTAAGAACTGATCGATGATAGTAGATGATTTCCTTCTCTTATAAGTACTCCTCTCCGCCGTTAGAGTGAATCTCATGCTTCGAACTGCCATTAGCACGGACAACATCCGGGCTTTCAACTGTCGGAGTGTGTTTTTGGGAAGGCGATCTCCGGTTTAAATGCATGGCTTCCGGGTGCGGGGGGCGGGCtctgaacttaaaaaaaatcttggcgAACGTGACCCTGAAGACGGAGCTCATGGCGCAATAGACCATGAAGCTTAAGGCGGAGTTGACCACAAGAAGAGAGTCCGTAATCTCCCGGATGCCCTTGAAGAGATTCTCCTCGTCGACGTAGCCCTTGTTGAAGAACGTCGAGAGGATGGCGTCCGGTGTTATACAGATGAGAAACATGAAGATGATGACGATCAGCATAAGGGTGATTCGATTCCTGGCGGTGAACTTTTTCCCTTTCACCCGCTCTTTACGCAGCTCATTGATGATGTTGACGTTGAGGAACACAAGGATGAAGACTGGAATAATTCCGCGGAGGGAGTTGTTGATCCACGAGTAAGGAATCATAAACTGGTTGTTGTTGCCCAGGTCCGTCGCCACGATCAGAGCGCACGTCACGTTGAGCGCCTTGTCGAAGATCGTTCTCATCTCGTACCGGAGCGCCGACGGCACCGCGAAGATGCTCATGGAGAGGAAGACGAACGTGCAGACCAGCCTGGCCCGCCGGGTCGTGCAGAGATCCTTGGCCCTGGAAGGGTAGCACACGGAGATGTAACGCTCCACGGCCACACTGACCGTCAGCCAGGCCGTCACGCAGACGGCCATGTTGAAGACGTAGTGGGCGACCGGATACAGGCTGCTCATCATCGTCTGCGACAGGGAAGCGTCGTTCATGCCCACGGCCACGATCATGAAGTACATGGCGTCGTTCAGGAGCTTGATGGTGTCAGACACAGCCAGGGACGAGAGGTAGACGTTGGTCGAGGTCCGCATGTCCCGGTGGTTGAACACAATCAACGCCAGAATGTTGCCCGTGATCCCGATGATGCACCCGATTGGGTATACTATCAGCCCGGTGACGAACCGGGCGTTCTCGTAAAACGTTATGTGCTCGTCGGACCGGTTTTGGGCGCAAGACAAGTCCTCTTTCTGCTTCATTTCCGGCGGTATCCATGGCAACGTGACATTGGTGATGACGTTTATCAGTGTAGAGTCTTCAATAAAGTATGACGTCATGCTGAGTCGTGTTTACTGCTTTGGAGATTCATAGCGCATTTTCAAActacatcattaaaaaaaaaaagtgtgtaatTACAAAATCTCATCTTTTTAGCGTACCAAGTGGATAGTATTTTGTTTGCGTCATGGTCTGGAATCACGGGAAACGATCTCGCCCTGCCTCGTTttagaaaatgaatttttttaacaGGGCCTTGACCTTAATCCAGATCTCTTGATTCTGATAAGACTCCTTCCGCAGGCCGCTTTTAAGCCTCAGGTCATAATGACACCGCCCAGCGTCATCGTGGCACCATCTCAGAAAGCAACATTTGGGGTGCATCCGTCATGTGACCTGTTCAAAACTGAAAAAAGAGAAATgataagaaaaattaaatataacaaaatgatTCTTCGAGTTAAGTACAGGCTTACAAATAATACACATCTTTACAACGAATGATGGAAGTTACACACAataacagacaaacagacggtCAGAAAATTAAAACACATCAAtttgagctatttttatatgaaGGATAAAATGTATTATGTAAGCCCAAACATTATGTTACTACATAGCCAAGCCATGGATTACTCattaatcttcaaactcatgATTAGACTTAGACATAGGTACAAATAGCCGACGCACCTTCTAAATCATTCACTATAAGACACAAATTATTAAATAggagaaaataaaattgaacagatctccaaaaataaaatgataataataattccaCACTCAGAAATGTTCTATTTCTTCCCACAAAACACTTTCATCCTATAGTTAGGTCCCTTGCACACCGCCATGAAAAGTAAATCAGGTATGCACCACAAACTACACCAttctaaaaactatttattgttttgtcaaataaattattttttttacactctttTCCCAATAAATCAAAGACGTAATAAATGTAACGCTACTACTTCTGGTGTGGTCATTCTTATGAGTCCCCAAATACCAGAATTAATGGGAAAGTACGAAGATGGGCGAGGAAAGCAGTATTTCGGTTGACAACGCTGCTCCAGCTGTGACTTAGACATTTCGCCACATCCAATGCAGGCAAAAACCATTGTCCGCCTGcgatagattttcttttcgacgtctacgtctgtcctcaaAAGTGGACCTTCtttggcctcaaatgtgtatcccccGGGCCTTGTGACCTCCAGTTGTCTCGTTTTAAAgccacatgcaaccaggtgaTCTCTCTGCTATATCAGTAAAAGCATGTTGAAACAAACTGTATATTTAATCCCTTTTGACGATTCCTTCATTAAGAgttacaattattttgtttttacatacaAAAGTTCTCAACATCAGATATAACTTCTAAAACTACATGTTTGTATTTACCACTTTCATTGTCAAACTGTGTAATTAATCAAACATAAAGCCgtagagagagggaaaaaaaggtaTCGTCCTCTTCGAACTGCACAAAGTGTGTctgataataatatttaaatgcaCTGACGAGTAGAACTCTGAAGAAGAAAGTACATGTTTATATGTTTATCTTGATTTCTTCATGGTATGCGTTCTGTCTCTGAAACACTGGTAGAACTCTCTAGATTGGTTCTTGTAAATGGCTTAGCACTAAACAAGGGTGTTAACTCAATATGCTTCTGGGTAATAATGTCAATGTCTTTTTAACGTGAAACAAAGCCCGCTTCTTTCATTCTAATAACACAGAACATTGAGACGCTACTGATCTCCCCATCACTGCTACACGACAatgcaacaacaaaaacaccCGCCTACAGACTGAAATaaacttatttacatgtcaggcacCATTCACCCACACCGGATCAACAACCTATACAATTTTCTTTGAAATGAAATGGGAGAAACATAGTGTGAAGACTGCCAACCCAGCTTCTCCTTCCTATTGCCAGCCTATTTTTACACCAGCGCAGCTCATTGCTTATCTGTATCGACGGTcaacaacatcggacagataaattaaatgtaagcccATTTTATCTtaattgtttgcatttttttcggTAGCATCTAGCTGACGAAGGCCTCGTGACCTATACGTTCTTGCTtagtttagtttttagtttttatatttacttCTAGTGtgaaactataaaataaaactctGTACAAAGAATGAAGAACAGTTGGAAGGTTTAAACAACCCTGACTCTAAAGTTATAAACAACCCTGACTCTAAAGTTATAAACAACCCTGACTCTAAAGTTATAAACAACCCTGACTCTAAAGTTATAAACAACCCTGACTCTAAAGTTATAAACAACCCTGACTCTAAAGTTATAAACAACCATAACTCTAAAGTTATAAACAACCCTGACTCTAAAGTTATAAACAACCCTGACTCTAAAGTTATAAACAACCCTGACTCTAAAGTTATAAACAACCATACCTCTACAGTTATAAAATGCCATAACTCTAAAGCTATAAACAACCCTGACTCTAAAGTTATAAACAACCTTAAACTCTAAAAGTTACAAACAACCACAACTCGTTAAAAACAACCCCAACTCACGAAGATCTCTTTTGTCAATTTGTCTATTCCGGACAATGGAACTGAAAAAACATAATAATCCTGTTTTCAGGAATGTGTCAGATGCTATGACAACAGTGAATAGAACTACGTCACACGCCTAATTTCCACTGACACTCACACACCCTTGCCAGCACCCACGCACTCTCCAGTCCAGtggcatacacacacactcacacacacacatacaggcTTGTAGAAGAAACAAATCCAATTTCCTGTGGTGCTGGTACGCTAAAGCTGGACGAGACCTGTGTACATGAGATGATGTAGGTTACAGGACAACATACTGTCAGCTACACTGAAATCGTGCTTTAGTCTCCTGATGGtaaaagaccccccccccaaaccccacCTCGAGGTAATTAACAAAGAAGTTACTCATGAAAACAATGTCTGAAAGTCAATAAGAGGCTTGCCCCTTCGAAGGCAACCCGGAAATAGAGTGGGGCTCCGGATTGTGGGAGTTTTAAGTCGGACATTGTATTGTATTTAGGTCAAAGGGGCAATGTCGTCGGTTTTCAATAACATTGTGTAGACAAGTCATATGATTTCACCATTAGTAAGTTTATATTGGCCCCCGAAAGACAAAAAGCTTCTAACTGTATTGTGTGGTCAGTCCGTTcgttcgtccgtcccgtttagatctcagaaactagaaatatTGAGAATTCAATGTAGAAATTTTTTAGATGTTCTAATGTTCTAATGCAATGGTTACTTTTTCTTTCCTTAAAGCGAAACCATTCATGTTATAAATTTAATGTAAGTATGCAGAATACTTaaacaccatttttacaattcacttttaatggttaaaaaacaaagtgAGACTAAATGAATGAGGATGCATTGCGCACCAAATAGTTATACAAACATTgctttttataattaatattatagaaATATTTGCCTTACTAATGTAGGTGTTGTTTCTGTTACATAAGCTTTATATATATTccaataaaatgtttacttccattttaaaaaagaaataatgcatTAAGTATGTATACAAGTCGAACCTATTATAAAACAACATTCAATGAGCAGTCTTTTATCAAAGTAAATCACCACACTCGTAATGTgcatatatgaaaaaaaaaacatttcagcgAAAGAATGTACTCTTCATAAACGTCTTcattgagagagagaggccctttacaaaaccatCAAGCAGATAAATTCAATAACATCATTTCAGCCTGGTTAACGTTTAAACATAGTGAGTCAATTCTATAATACCGTCAACACTATATCGATGTAAATAATCCCCCCTTCTTTTTTGTATTGGCGAAGGTTGTGGTTATTGACATTTCGtagttcatagcttctgatagtcatgctgaaaatattgcCTTTATACATGCCTGAGTAAAACCACTTCGGagtccgattttgagtttgtgtttcctcaCAAACTCTCCTTGTAACcctgtttctttttaataaagattaagTGCACTCTTTCCAAGAAAAACGCCAGGCGTCCTCTGCGGCGACGCTTTAAGAAAGCCACGTGGAAAGCGCCACTGAGGCAAGTCACGTTGGATATAGTCATGTGATCACCcagaaaagacaaaaaagaagTTCCGTCGGTTTAGAGAAGGCCTTCGGAGACCCCCATATAAAGAGCGAATGTGTCACAGTCAAGACAGTTTACAAATCACAATTCAAGATCAAGTCCGGTACAGAGAGTCATTTGTGATGTCGCTACAGATCAGCTTGAACTCTTCAATCTTGgagaaacatcagaaatacgTAAACTAAACACTGCACAAGAAGATGACGGTCCTGCATTTCCATCGTCAATTTTAATAATAGAAATTTCATAGGAAGACATGTTTAGTTAGCCaccatttcttttatttttttttgtcgttttaaTTTGGTACACCAGTTTCTAACTCCAATATACATTTCTTAAGAGTAACCCTTTGAAGGAAATCAGGAATGTATGCGTTCATTAGACTTCTTCAGTCGTAGACCGACTATAGTTCATTGCATAGAGCACCTTGTCATGTGACAGTAGAGACCTATTCTGGATAGAAGTTTCGTTGGCATTTGCCTGGCTGGTAGAGGAACCGGCCTTTTTCGTTTGGCACGTTTTTTGTTCCAGAGCTAAGATCATTGTCTTTTCAATGTACGTATCTTTCTTTGTCACAGGCTCTTTCATACTGGTGTTTTCAAGGACTGCGTCTTCCCAGTAATTAAAGAAACCAGGGATTGGACATGTCATTTTTATACGAGTATTAATAGTCGCTGACCATCACAACAAATATTCTGGACATCACAACATAATTTCCTGGCCATCTCTACATCATCTACTGACCATACATAATCTACTGACTATCCATACATAATCTCCTGACCATCACTACACCATCTTCTAGAGATCACTACATAATGTTCTAGACATCACTACAAAATCTTCTAGACATCACAACATAATCCTCGGGCCATCACAACATAATCTCCTGGCCATCACAACATTATCTTCTAGACATCACTACGTAATCTCCTGACCATCATAACATAATCTTCAGATCATCACAGCATAACCTTTCTGATCATCACATATAATCTTCTGGCCCTAACAACATAATCTTTAGACCATCATAACATAACAATCTTCTGGCGTTACAATCatcaaaaattgattttttttctcccaattttatattcttctgtcacaggaagtaaaaaaaagaaaataaaaaccatCAGAGTACTAAAAGTCAACAGGGAAAAAACGTCCACTCAAACATCGTGCCATTACCGGAGTGACCACTGACGCACGTGCTCTACCACCGAAGTCCAACTGACTTGGTAGTGGTATGGGTGGGTTGGTAACACTGTATGTTGGAATGTGTGATACATAAGTAAGTAGTAAATGTTTTGAACAGATCCACGAAAGTAACAGTTTCCGGCCAGAAGTCGCTGTTGATATCAAAACGTGAGCGATTTGAGAATTCAAACTAGgaccataaataaaaaaaaaatacgtcgTCTGCTTGAGGTTAAATAAGGAAATACAAACACAGGCTTTCCCTCCAACATTATTAAATTCCAGTTACGTCTGTTTCCTGAATATTGATAGCTTCCTGactattgattttattttctttaaattcatCTTTTTTGATACAGGCcatcttttaactttagttagtGTAAAGAGTCAAGAAGGGCCTAAAGCTTATGACTTATGACTATCTGAATTGGTTTTGCTTTTATTAAACAGGGTATTCTATGCATTAAAGCTTCAACCATATTGTGTACTAGAAATGTTCTTATTTCGTTTAAATGAACAACTTGGCTACGCAGTTCACCAACAATGCCGATTATCTGATGTTATTGAAATCAGAAATAACTTCCAAAAGTAAACACTTGTCAGTATATAAATAAAGTaacagttaataataataataataattggttTTAAATAAagcatcttttttatttatagcatgctcagtgcgctctggtctaatcagcaaacacaactctgctcgagttgggATTTGAACTTCAGCCCCCTTGTCAGGTGGCCAAACCGTAGCCTTGCGAACTACCTTTATAGCGCGCAgctttgacatatcctcattataggggcctacacttgacagtctaaataagactaaatagaaccCAGATctagttatatttataaattataatatatatatatatatatatatatatatatatatatatatatatatatatatatatatatatatatatatatatgtatatatgtatataggcctttattataaatgtattgataatttgaacaaaattttaattgttAAGGCAATTCTGACAGCTTAgaggtgcagatttatttattatgtaaataaTAGTATCACATTTAGAAATGAATCGGATTCGAACAGCATTGTACACCATTACCATTTAACAAAAGGTCTACTATTCATTATCATTGGCCTAGGTCCAAGATCTAATAGTACAAATATTGGATATGTAAATTCATACTAGTTCTAGTCAAATCTAGTCTAAATATAGTAgcttctatatcaagattctatatctagttctagatctagacctagatctaaatatagactgAGATCTAACCCTAGATCtggacttagatctatttcaagatctagacttagatctagttctagacctagacttagatcttgaatctagatttagatttaaaagtaggtctacatctagatagatctgtctagtttgtatgacaaatgccAATGGAGATATTTTCGTGTTgacaatttatctaattttgttcgaagaataaatcttttttagtctttattacatgtaacatgttattaaatttgaatAGGCCTATATGGACAAGGTTAataattagtatttaaaaaatataagtgtacgctaaattaATCTacggagatgctgtggctgaggggtaaagcacttagaACCGGAAGCccctctaggtggaccacttcgatggtcgattttgagtttgtgttttcacacaaactgtctttgtaaccttttttttgtgcatttttACAGCTGCAAATGTTGTGATTAAGAAGTGTACGCTCGTAGTATGCTTAAAATAAGTAAATGCATCTCTGGATTTACGGCAGTGCGTTAACCTGTGACTTTATCCTACACGCACTAAAAAATATAACACACTTTTCCAACtaaaatattcatattaaatatttctttttgacGGAGAGTGAGACTGAATCTCTTCTAAAACATAGCATGcttttaaatataactttttttttttactcatagTTGGATTTGTAttaatacttttgaaaaattgtagGGGCTACCACCAGAAATCCTGTTCCTGGGCCTCTACAAAAATCCTGTTCCTAGGCCTCCACTAAAAATCCTGTTCCTGGGCCTCTACAAAAATCTTGTTCCTGGGCCTCTACAAAAATCCTGTTCCTGGGCCTTTACAAAAATCCTGTTCCTGGGTCTCCCAAAACAATCCTGTTCCTGGGCCTTTATAAAAATCGTGTTCCTGGGCCTCTACAAACTTAAAAATGTTCAACTGAAATCTACGCTATTTATAGAATCCACCCTCCTTAATAAATGTTTGTCGTTAAATTGTCTTCTGACAAAACTCAACATGGAATTCTACTTCCCTAGATTTTAGTTCTGATAATCAACACAAGAGCGATACACGCTAGAGTCTAGACAGACAAATTGTTAATATACTGGAATGAAGGAGAACTGTCTCCTACCAATTGCAGGGTTgacagacacacatacaaacagaatgcgtaaaaaaaaactacattgaACGCGCTGGATGGCGCCACTAGGTCAACACATTGTCTAAGGACAATGGAAACGTGTCTGAAAAGATTGCGCgaggcagacaaaaaaaaaagttccaacCATGGCGCTTAAATCAAAATGAATCAGAAAAAAGGGAGCATTAGGCCAGGGCCTCAAAAGAATGAAGCCCCAATTCTGACCCAGTCCTTCCACGTACAAAGGACAAATTAGTCACGTGACGCATTCAGTTCGAGGTCATGGTCGTCATCGACCTCTTGGACCAAAGCACACACTAGGTTCTGGTGCTTTACAGTAAGCTTAAAAGTTAAGATAAAGGGTAAACCTGAGTATTGACATGTGGCTGTACAAcacgaggcgcggtggctgagcggtaaagcgcttggcttctgaaccggggttctcgggttcgaatcctggtgaagactgggattttttatttcgggatctttgggcgccttcaCTTTCCACAAATAAtatcaggtgcccattagataAGGGTAGACTCAAAGGCGACTCAAAGGCGTCCAAAAATCCGAAATTTT of the Biomphalaria glabrata chromosome 11, xgBioGlab47.1, whole genome shotgun sequence genome contains:
- the LOC106058871 gene encoding probable G-protein coupled receptor B0563.6, which translates into the protein MTSYFIEDSTLINVITNVTLPWIPPEMKQKEDLSCAQNRSDEHITFYENARFVTGLIVYPIGCIIGITGNILALIVFNHRDMRTSTNVYLSSLAVSDTIKLLNDAMYFMIVAVGMNDASLSQTMMSSLYPVAHYVFNMAVCVTAWLTVSVAVERYISVCYPSRAKDLCTTRRARLVCTFVFLSMSIFAVPSALRYEMRTIFDKALNVTCALIVATDLGNNNQFMIPYSWINNSLRGIIPVFILVFLNVNIINELRKERVKGKKFTARNRITLMLIVIIFMFLICITPDAILSTFFNKGYVDEENLFKGIREITDSLLVVNSALSFMVYCAMSSVFRVTFAKIFFKFRARPPHPEAMHLNRRSPSQKHTPTVESPDVVRANGSSKHEIHSNGGEEYL